From Woronichinia naegeliana WA131, the proteins below share one genomic window:
- a CDS encoding O-antigen ligase family protein, which produces MSNFKSSSQAALRREWQALQWGVILLPLNPILSLLGFLFALFSTWKSQFRSIINSQWGQAWGILTLWLLLTTLLAQYKGESLLGLANFVPYFGVFLAYRLILQDFTRLRRLAWYLVLPSFLLIGLGFGQLYGGWATPGWLGGLGTNLIPYGRPEGRISSLLMYANIFSAYLLMVLPLNVGLGIEGFRQWQRDKSQRTLFLWLALGFLAILNLGSTFLTDSRSAWGISFVVAVAFAFYLTWYWLIGLGFSLAAIVMWASWGPFGKEPLRQIVPSYLWARLSDELYPDRYKTAFRSTQWNFAWGMMQDRPIFGWGLRNFTPLYQAKMNVWLGHPHNLPLMLLGEIGIPGTLLFLGIVGMGLYQATRLLWALGKPQGSRRRQSQHLLLMSYLLSFASVMGYNLLDVTIFDIRVNLMGWIILAAIAGVSQRYQRLWQSSRFRFR; this is translated from the coding sequence TTGTCTAATTTCAAATCCTCTTCCCAGGCTGCTTTACGCCGTGAGTGGCAAGCTCTACAGTGGGGCGTTATTTTACTCCCCCTCAATCCGATTTTGTCTTTATTGGGCTTTCTGTTCGCGCTCTTTAGCACCTGGAAGTCTCAATTTCGCTCGATTATTAACTCTCAATGGGGCCAGGCCTGGGGAATATTGACCCTATGGCTATTATTGACGACGCTACTGGCTCAGTATAAAGGAGAATCCTTACTCGGATTAGCCAATTTTGTTCCCTATTTTGGGGTATTTCTTGCCTATCGCTTAATTTTGCAGGATTTTACCCGTTTACGAAGATTAGCCTGGTATCTGGTTTTGCCCTCTTTTCTTTTAATTGGGTTGGGATTTGGTCAATTGTATGGGGGCTGGGCCACACCAGGCTGGTTAGGGGGACTGGGAACCAATTTAATCCCCTATGGCCGGCCAGAGGGACGAATCTCATCCTTACTGATGTATGCCAACATTTTTTCGGCCTATCTTTTGATGGTCTTGCCTCTGAATGTCGGTTTAGGCATTGAGGGTTTTCGCCAATGGCAACGAGACAAGAGTCAGCGTACCCTTTTTCTCTGGCTGGCTTTGGGATTTTTGGCAATTTTAAATCTTGGCTCCACTTTTCTGACGGATTCTCGCAGTGCCTGGGGAATTAGTTTTGTTGTGGCTGTGGCTTTTGCTTTTTATCTGACCTGGTATTGGTTAATTGGCCTTGGTTTCAGTCTAGCGGCGATCGTGATGTGGGCTTCCTGGGGCCCATTTGGCAAAGAGCCTCTGCGTCAAATTGTACCGAGTTATCTTTGGGCTAGACTTTCAGACGAACTCTATCCCGATCGCTATAAGACGGCATTTCGTAGTACTCAGTGGAATTTTGCCTGGGGAATGATGCAGGATCGGCCTATCTTTGGTTGGGGATTACGCAATTTTACGCCCCTCTATCAAGCCAAAATGAATGTTTGGTTGGGCCATCCCCATAATTTACCACTCATGCTGCTGGGAGAAATTGGCATTCCGGGTACGCTTTTATTTTTGGGAATTGTGGGTATGGGACTATACCAGGCCACCCGTTTGCTATGGGCTCTAGGAAAACCCCAAGGATCAAGGCGGCGACAAAGCCAACATCTCTTGCTAATGTCCTACCTGTTGTCCTTTGCCAGTGTGATGGGCTACAACCTCTTAGATGTCACGATTTTTGATATTCGGGTTAACCTGATGGGCTGGATTATCCTAGCCGCGATCGCCGGAGTTAGCCAACGATATCAACGACTCTGGCAATCAAGCCGATTCCGGTTTCGGTAA
- the hemJ gene encoding protoporphyrinogen oxidase HemJ, whose protein sequence is MAYYWFKALHLIGIVVWFAGLFYLVRLFVYHAEAREQPEPAQTILKKQYELMEKRLYNIITTPGMAVTVAMALGLIYTEPGILKSGWLHIKLSFVALLLIYHFYCGRIMKQLAKGECQWTGQQFRALNEAPTILLVIIVLLAVFKNNLPLDATTWLIVALVIAMAASIQLYAKKRRRDQEKLEQSLSVQEEY, encoded by the coding sequence ATGGCATATTATTGGTTTAAAGCCCTTCACCTCATCGGCATTGTGGTTTGGTTTGCGGGATTATTCTATTTAGTACGGCTCTTTGTCTATCATGCCGAAGCCAGGGAACAGCCGGAACCAGCCCAAACCATTCTCAAAAAACAATATGAGTTAATGGAAAAACGCCTTTACAACATCATTACGACCCCTGGCATGGCGGTAACGGTGGCGATGGCCCTGGGATTGATCTATACAGAACCAGGCATTTTAAAATCTGGCTGGCTACACATTAAACTCAGCTTTGTCGCCTTGCTCCTGATTTATCACTTTTACTGTGGTCGCATTATGAAACAGTTGGCCAAGGGAGAGTGTCAATGGACAGGCCAGCAATTTCGAGCCTTAAATGAGGCTCCCACCATTCTCTTAGTGATCATTGTTCTTTTAGCTGTTTTTAAGAATAATTTGCCCCTAGATGCAACCACCTGGTTAATTGTCGCCTTAGTCATTGCCATGGCTGCTTCAATCCAACTCTATGCCAAAAAACGTCGTCGAGATCAGGAAAAGTTAGAACAGAGTTTATCCGTCCAAGAAGAATACTAA
- a CDS encoding IS1634 family transposase, whose amino-acid sequence MNNLNIKDLDHLGIVAGIIDEMGLVEIIDEEVGTHPQEKLSVGTIVKAMILNCLGCINAPLYLLSEFFKGKALEHLLGEGIKAEDLNDDKLGRSLDKVFGVGVKKLFTKIVLKAAAIFGIEQKSKHLDSTSMSVQGKYKERIEDEEDEQTKAIKIKFGYSRDKRPDLKQFMLNMICSGDGGVPLFMQLGDGNESDKKVFPQR is encoded by the coding sequence ATGAATAACCTAAATATTAAAGACCTCGACCACTTAGGAATCGTAGCGGGAATTATAGATGAAATGGGTTTAGTAGAAATTATCGATGAGGAAGTGGGAACTCATCCTCAAGAAAAGCTCAGTGTAGGTACAATAGTAAAAGCAATGATATTAAACTGCTTAGGATGTATTAATGCTCCGTTATATTTGTTGAGTGAATTTTTTAAAGGAAAAGCATTAGAACACCTATTAGGAGAAGGAATAAAAGCAGAAGATTTAAATGATGACAAGCTAGGAAGGTCATTGGATAAGGTATTTGGAGTGGGGGTAAAAAAACTGTTCACGAAAATAGTCCTAAAAGCGGCAGCAATCTTTGGAATAGAACAAAAGTCAAAGCATTTAGACTCAACCTCAATGTCTGTACAAGGGAAGTATAAGGAAAGGATAGAAGATGAGGAAGACGAGCAGACAAAAGCCATAAAAATAAAATTTGGTTATTCCAGAGATAAACGACCAGACCTAAAACAGTTTATGTTAAATATGATATGTAGTGGAGATGGTGGTGTCCCTCTCTTTATGCAATTAGGAGATGGCAATGAATCGGATAAAAAGGTGTTTCCCCAGAGATAG
- a CDS encoding Bax inhibitor-1 family protein: MSNTSNFRQAMQEARSQSLIGPNVIPKALPYLGGALMLTAVGTYGGLGMMQTNPALFMPTFWGAMITSLILFFVARNVAENGNNGVALPLLALYSLLSGYTLSGIVALALGTTGVGLQGVGIAALGCGITFVIARSVGSNLSDKDGLALTQTVQLGIMALVVVVFLQVILSFFHVYTPSWLEIGISGIGVFLFAGASVVDFYILPRTYSDNQYLSAALSMYLTYINLFVFILRLLISLNGRD, encoded by the coding sequence ATGAGCAATACCAGTAACTTCCGTCAGGCCATGCAGGAAGCTCGCTCCCAGTCCCTCATTGGCCCCAACGTCATCCCCAAAGCACTTCCCTACCTTGGTGGAGCCTTAATGCTAACGGCGGTGGGAACCTATGGTGGCTTAGGCATGATGCAGACCAATCCGGCTCTCTTTATGCCCACTTTTTGGGGCGCAATGATTACGTCTCTCATCCTCTTTTTTGTTGCCCGCAATGTGGCGGAAAATGGCAATAATGGGGTGGCTTTACCCCTGTTAGCGTTATACAGCCTATTGTCGGGCTATACCCTGAGTGGAATTGTGGCTCTAGCTCTCGGAACTACTGGAGTCGGACTACAAGGGGTTGGGATCGCGGCCTTAGGCTGTGGGATTACCTTTGTCATTGCCCGTAGTGTGGGTTCTAATCTCTCGGATAAAGATGGACTGGCTCTGACCCAAACCGTTCAACTGGGCATTATGGCTTTGGTTGTGGTGGTTTTTCTGCAAGTCATTCTTTCCTTTTTCCACGTTTATACCCCCAGTTGGTTAGAAATTGGGATTTCTGGGATCGGGGTTTTTCTGTTTGCTGGGGCTTCGGTGGTCGATTTTTATATTTTGCCCCGCACCTACTCTGATAATCAATATCTTTCGGCCGCGCTCTCGATGTACTTAACCTACATCAATCTATTCGTTTTCATTTTGCGCCTCTTAATCTCCCTCAATGGTCGAGACTAA
- a CDS encoding glycosyltransferase family 4 protein, translating to MKVLLLSTYDIGQGAGRAAYRLYQGLRQAGIDAQILVHKKSADDSSVLSPTTPLEMAIAQTRARIDQFPLKFYPQREETYFSPQWLPDRLAKKIRDLNPDVINVHWTQAGFMQIESLAQFHKPIVWTLHDQWALTGGCHYTNGCDRYQRGCGQCPQLGSQTQKDLSHWIWQRKAKAWKNLDLTVVALSHWLADCVRKSPLLQHYPLKIIPNGLDPKQYHPVDQAIAKNLLGLPSDKIIILFGAMQATSDRRKGFSLLQQALTKLSQTEWQDKLQILIFGASEPENAPDFGLPTQYLGQLHDHLSLRLVYSAADVFLAPSLEDNLPNTVLEALTCGTPCVAFNIGGMPDLIQHQKNGYLAEPFDIDDFVTGIICFCLHHQKKLTFSTLSDYQIEATFRQEQQAKVYKNIFESL from the coding sequence ATGAAAGTATTGCTACTCAGTACCTACGATATTGGACAAGGGGCAGGACGGGCAGCCTATCGACTCTACCAAGGTCTGCGACAAGCAGGGATCGATGCTCAAATTCTCGTTCATAAAAAGTCTGCGGATGATTCCTCTGTATTGTCTCCGACTACTCCCCTAGAAATGGCGATCGCCCAAACCAGGGCCAGAATTGACCAGTTTCCTCTTAAGTTTTATCCCCAACGGGAAGAGACTTATTTTTCGCCTCAGTGGCTTCCTGATCGCCTGGCAAAGAAAATTCGAGATCTCAACCCCGATGTTATTAATGTTCATTGGACTCAGGCGGGCTTTATGCAGATCGAAAGTTTAGCCCAGTTTCACAAACCAATTGTCTGGACACTGCACGATCAATGGGCCCTGACCGGCGGTTGTCACTATACCAATGGCTGCGATCGCTATCAAAGGGGCTGCGGTCAATGTCCCCAACTGGGTAGTCAAACCCAAAAAGATCTCTCCCATTGGATTTGGCAACGGAAGGCTAAGGCCTGGAAAAATTTGGATCTAACGGTGGTGGCCCTCAGTCATTGGTTAGCAGATTGTGTCCGGAAAAGTCCCCTACTGCAACATTATCCGCTCAAAATTATTCCCAATGGTCTGGATCCTAAGCAATATCATCCTGTTGATCAGGCGATCGCCAAAAATCTGTTAGGATTACCCTCGGATAAAATCATTATTCTGTTTGGGGCCATGCAAGCTACCAGCGATCGACGGAAAGGATTTTCGCTTCTACAGCAAGCCTTAACCAAACTTAGTCAAACAGAATGGCAAGATAAACTACAAATCCTTATTTTTGGAGCCAGTGAACCAGAAAACGCGCCAGATTTTGGCCTGCCAACTCAGTATCTTGGGCAATTGCATGATCACTTATCTCTTCGCCTTGTGTACTCTGCTGCTGATGTCTTTTTAGCCCCTTCCTTAGAGGATAATTTGCCTAATACTGTGCTAGAAGCCCTAACCTGTGGAACGCCCTGCGTTGCCTTTAACATAGGAGGAATGCCCGATTTAATTCAGCATCAGAAAAATGGTTATTTAGCAGAACCTTTTGATATTGATGATTTTGTGACTGGAATTATCTGTTTTTGTCTCCACCACCAAAAAAAATTAACATTTAGTACACTCTCTGATTATCAGATTGAAGCAACTTTCAGACAGGAACAACAGGCTAAAGTTTACAAAAATATATTTGAGAGTTTGTAA